The Plasmodium berghei ANKA genome assembly, chromosome: 8 genome has a segment encoding these proteins:
- a CDS encoding BIR protein, producing MDDKICRTFIALSNSFSNKLSASGDYQFTMNEGIFNNYCTSNTCSSNLEKINAGCLYLFDAFFKDSSVFESVAKSNINIVEYIMMWLSYVLNLIKNEQGNSLEYFYNTYINNDKYKKSITAVTGYNSYKDLIDQKKYFLGMDSNIIFNFYEAFKLLCEMYINFDDTTLYCSTCSKNANKFVDKYKEMNQNSVINSNSSYKQLLSTLSNDYNNFKNYCTSKGGNCKDIPSLPSIETSKITANLPEQTKKTFEPTVKSYEQTSAQTSEVTSSSLSIGNKLFTVLSIFGAIAFFLGISYKYSLFGFRKRSQKQHLRGKLKKIKKKTDR from the exons ATGGATGACAAAAtt TGTAGAACGTTCATTGCTTTAAGTAATTCGTTTTCCAATAAGTTGAGCGCAAGTGGAGACTATCAATTTACTATGAATGAAggaatttttaataattattgtACTAGTAACACATGCAGTAGTAATCtcgaaaaaattaatgctggatgtttatatttgtttgatGCATTCTTTAAGGATTCTTCTGTGTTTGAGTCTGTTGCAAAAAGtaacataaatattgttgaatatattatgatgTGGTTAAGTTATGTGTTAAACCTAATCAAAAATGAACAAGGCAACAGCctagaatatttttataatacatatataaataatgataagtATAAAAAGTCTATAACTGCTGTTACGGGGTATAATAGTTATAAGGATCTTATagatcaaaaaaaatattttttgggTATGGAtagtaatattatatttaatttttatgaagcgtttaaattattatgtgaaatgtatattaattttgatGATACGACATTATATTGCTCAACCTGTTCGAAAAATgctaataaatttgttgataaatataaagaaatgaATCAAAACTCTGTTATTAATAGTAATAGTTCCTATAAACAACTATTGTCTACTTTATCaaatgattataataattttaaaaattattgtaCTAGCAAAGGTGGTAATTGTAAGGATATTCCATCCCTTCCATCGATAGAAACATCAAAAATTACTGCAAATTTACCTGAACAAACTAAAAAAACTTTTGAACCAACTGTAAAAAGTTATGAACAAACTTCTGCACAAACATCTGAAGTTACATCATCAAGTTTGTCGATAggaaacaaattatttacagTTTTATCGATATTTGGTGCAatagcattttttttaggaaTTTCTTATaag
- a CDS encoding BIR protein, producing the protein MNDDLCQKFDLLRMHLPDELTENAKLNFNDDLDFKKYCPENSSGKNECNNNFDKIKAGFLWLLGICYSTLKNKNYKENNTNAFFLHMISWFSYKLNQITGHDSTTINDFYTKHVINSGKYKKFISDSSKFTELKEFIDKRNDFMNINIEYMSKFYDAFKLLCNMYGNVATNTNGATLSNNATNFVNTYTELNNYNGEGTAYRQILSSLSTDYDNIKKKCSNIPSLPDIKTTQNATKSPEKVSATISVTNSVQTSSQTSRVTSSSPIGNKLFTILSVFGAIAFLLGISYKYSLFGFRKRSQKQYLREKI; encoded by the exons ATGAATGATGATCTA TGTCAAAAATTTGATCTTTTGAGGATGCATTTACCCGATGAATTAACCGAAAACGCAAAACTCAATTTTAATGATGATTTGGATTTCAAAAAGTACTGCCCTGAGAACAGTTCaggaaaaaatgaatgcAACAATAATTTCGATAAAATTAAGGCTGGATTTTTATGGTTACTTGGAATATGTTACTctacattaaaaaataaaaattataaagaaaataatactaaTGCATTTTTTCTACATATGATTTCATGGTTTAGTTACAAATTAAATCAAATCACAGGGCACGATTCCACCACAATAAACGATTTTTATACTAAACATGTAATTAATAGtggtaaatataaaaaatttataagtGATTCCAGTAAATTCACAGAACTTAAGGAATTCATAGATAAACGAAAtgattttatgaatattaatattgaaTATATGTCTAAATTCTATGATGcattcaaattattatgtaaTATGTATGGTAATGTTGCAACAAATACAAATGGCGCCACCTTGTCAAATAATGCTACTAATTTTGTTAACACATATACAGAGCTCAATAACTATAATGGTGAAGGTACCGCATATAGACAAATATTGTCTTCTTTATCAACTgattatgataatataaaaaagaaatgtaGCAATATTCCATCTCTTCcagatataaaaacaacACAAAATGCTACAAAAAGTCCTGAAAAAGTTTCTGCAACTATTTCTGTAACTAATTCTGTACAAACTTCTTCACAAACATCTAGAGTTACATCAAGTTCGCCGATAggaaacaaattatttacaattttatcGGTATTTGGCGCAATAGCATTTTTGTTGGGAATTTCTTATaag tattcGTTATTTGGATTTCGGAAACGATCtcaaaaacaatatttaagagaaaaaatataa